One Ovis aries strain OAR_USU_Benz2616 breed Rambouillet chromosome 4, ARS-UI_Ramb_v3.0, whole genome shotgun sequence DNA window includes the following coding sequences:
- the NOBOX gene encoding homeobox protein NOBOX produces the protein MEPTRERGPELRGQGGGGKSPAARLEEDEEALQRSAPYTQDTPGKVMPLSCTISGEKLPSEAPGEGAGAGRACQKPSPGALHEDRSLASPRPQPQGQGPPFPGTEGRLGKRPYSPAAGEQKKPRDVGPASTASPSSANPARATYNPVPCGLGRGSCHVASLLNTLAQNNQNLEKEKRSPEVTCQVRKKTRTLYRSDQLEELERLFQDDHYPDSDKRREIAQTVGVTPQRIMVWFQNRRAKWRKMNGKENKDAPAGPALTPAPASNQCSSVAELPPTESTILEPGTLPQDSLPEPSMLLKSDQTLGPNLQNEGPQRRPVTPPLFSPPPVRRANLPFPLGPVHAPQLMLDSLSSDSSHKDGPCGLWGTSITPPPACSYLEDLETQEYQPSSSQPGPFSFSQAPQTQFFQPPQPQFPYLHPFPLPSSLTPPLPEDPLFALSSGPGGGSSQGYFPGPPSGPVLLQPLAGNVGAVPWADPCLPDSPFPSAFCLQALGGPPGGDSCFLDLFAAPYAQASGRPPSPGLTQVPESTLPAAGRPLLSQAQEEPPAAPEERPPAPKEEDKSSHGP, from the exons ATGGAGCCCACCCGGGAGCGCGGCCCGGAGTTGCGGG GCCAGGGGGGTGGAGGCAAGTCCCCTGCTGCCAGGCTGGAGGAGGACGAGGAAGCCCTGCAGAGGTCAGCCCCCTACACTCAGGACACCCCAGGCAAGGTCATGCCTCTTTCCTGCACCATCTCTGGGGAGAAGCTGCCGTCAGAGGCtcctggggaaggggctggggctgggagagcCTGCCAGAAGCCCAGCCCAGGGGCTCTCCACGAAGACAGGAGCCTAGCCTCACCTAGACCCCAGCCTCAGGGGCAAGGGCCTCCCTTTCCGGGGAcggaggggaggctggggaagAGGCCCTACTCTCCAGCCGCCGGCGAGCAGAAGAAGCCTAGGGATGTGGGTCCGGCCTCAACAGCATCTCCCAGCAGCGCTAACCCGGCCCGGGCCACGTACAACCCAGTGCCTTGTGGGTTAGGCCGGGGGTCCTGCCATGTGGCCAGCCTCCTCAACACACTGGCCCAGAACAACCAaaacctggagaaggagaagaggtcCCCGGAAGTGACCTGCCAGGTCCGGAAGAAGACCCGCACGCTGTACCGCTCGG accAGCTGGAGGAGCTAGAAAGGCTCTTCCAAGACGACCACTATCCCGATAGCGATAAGCGCCGGGAGATCGCCCAGACGGTGGGGGTCACCCCCCAGCGCATCATG GTGTGGTTCCAGAATCGCCGGGCCAAGTGGCGAAAAATGAACGGGAAGGAGAATAAGGATGCACCTGCTGGTCCTGCCCTTACCCCAGCCCCCGCCAGCAACCAGTGCAG CTCTGTGGCCGAGCTGCCACCTACCGAGTCCACGATCCTGGAGCCTGGGACCCTCCCTCAGGATTCCCTTCCAG AGCCGTCCATGCTGCTGAAGTCTGACCAGACTCTGGGCCCAAACCTGCAGAATGAGGGCCCCCAGAGAAGGCCTGTGACACCCCCACTCTTCAGCCCCCCACCTGTCCGAAGAGCCAACCTTCCCTTTCCCCTCGGCCCTGTGCATGCCCCCCAGCTGATGCTGGATTCCCTGAGCAGCGACAGCAGCCACAAGGATGGTCCTTGTGGGTTGTGGGGAACAAG CATCACTCCACCCCCTGCATGCTCATACTTAGAGGATCTGGAGACCCAGGAGTACCAACCCAGCAGCAGCCAGCCAGGACCGTTCTCCTTCTCCCAGGCGCCACAGACCCAGTTCTTCCAACCCCCACAGCCCCAGTTTCCATACCTGCACCCCTTCCCCTTGCCCAGCTCGCTGACTCCGCCGCTGCCCGAAGACCCTCTCTTTGCCTTGTCCAGTGGCCCTGGCGGGGGCTCATCCCAGGGCTATTTCCCAGGCCCTCCGTCGGGGCCCGTCCTGCTGCAGCCGCTGGCCGGGAACGTGG GTGCGGTGCCCTGGGCCGACCCCTGCCTGCCAGACTCGCCATTCCCCAGTGCCTTCTGTCTGCAGGCTCTGGGAGGCCCCCCAGGAGGGGACAGCTGCTTCCTGGACCTGTTTGCCGCTCCCTACGCGCAGGCTTCTGGAAGGCCGCCTTCCCCGGGCCTCACCCAGGTGCCCGAGAGCACCCTGCCTGCAGCAGGAAGACCCCTGCTCAGCCAGGCCCAGGAGGAACCACCGGCCGCCCCAGAGGAGCGGCCCCCGGCCCCCAAAGAAGAAGACAAGAGTAGCCATGGCCCCTAG